The Desulfomicrobium apsheronum genomic sequence CTGAGAATGGACAACGGGCCGGAACTGATTTCCGTGTTGCTGGCTGACTGGGCCGAGAAGAATGGTGTGGAATTGGAGTTCATCCAGCCAGGTAAGCCAACACAGAATTCGTACATTGAACGCTTTAACAGGACCTACAGGGAAGAGGTGCTGGACTTCTATCTGTTCAAATCCCTGACGGAAGTGAAAGAAATTACGGAGAATTGGCTGAGGCAGTACAACGAGGAACGGCCCCATGAATCTCTTGGCAATTTGACCCCGGCAGAGTTCCTCATGAAAAATTCACCCAAGGAAGTCTCTACTTTTGGATGGCACTAACTTGGGGAGGGTTACACAGCCTGGACAGATATCTTGTGGAAGAAGCATTCCGGCAATCGAAGGACGACGACCTGGTCAGCATGTTCCCGATCCGCCACTGGACGGACTCGAAAATCAGATGCCATTTCCTGAGCTGCATCATCGCCCTGGCATATTTGCGACTCGTGGAGTTAAAATTGGAAGATGCCGGAATCCACATGACCGCACAGCGGGCCATGGAACTGATGCGCAATCTGCATTCGTGTCTGTGCTGGAATGGGGAAAAGGAAAAGGCCTTGCGTCTGATCGAAGAACCGTCGCCGGAACAGGCCAAAATCCTGACCGCATTCGGATACGAAGTGACGCGTAGGGTCTTACAAAAAATCAAAAGCTAGTATGCTGTATTATTTTGAGTAATCGGCTTTTTGACCAGAAATCTTCGAAACTCCTGTCTGAATTCTAAAAAAATTCATCATACAAAAACAAGCTCATTAATTTAATAAAATTTTGGTTCTTCGACGTTTAATATGCGCATATTCCTGCCATTTTATGAGGATCTTACATTTGCCCAAATAATCATTCTTTTGGGAAAAATTCAGCAGCTTATATGGGCGAAAATGATGAAAAGATTGGATCTTGCAGAAAAAGAGAAGGTAATATTTTAAAAATTATGAAGAAAATAGCGCATGATTAAAGTGTTTGTTTTCAAAGCTTCTGATAAAGCCTCCAGAAAGAATAACCGAAGGCTTAATATTCAAAATTTTAACTCACCAATATCATGCATAGCGTTGCATTCCAACAGCCCGACCAGAGACGCACGCTTTGGCGCGTTGCGATCCTTACATTTTACGACGATCCACGATCCGGCCTCCGTTGACTCTTTCGATGGTCCTCGGTTCCACCAATCGAACCTCAAATGCAACGCCCAGTTCTGTTTGCAGACGGATGCGCACGTTTTCGAGGATGCGCTGTGATTTTTTGATGGAGTCAGTGCAAAAGGATTCCGGGGCTTCGAGCATGATGGTGGCCAGGTCCATATGTCCGACCCGGTCCAGTACGATCTGATAGTGAGGATCGGTCAGGCCCGTGTCGGCGATGACCGCCTCGATCTGGGCCGGGAAGACGTTTACGCCGTGAATGATGAGCATATCGTCGCTGCGGCCCGGAATGCGGGTCATGCGTTTTAACGTCCGGCCGCAGGGGCAGGGCGCGTCGATGAGCGTGGTCAGGTCCCCGGTTCGGAAACGAATCAGGGGAAAGGCTTCCTTGGTCAAAGTGGTCAGGACCAGCTCGCCCTTTGCGCCTGCGGGAAGGACCTCGCCGGTGTCCGGGTCCACGATCTCGGCCAGGAAATGATCCTCGTTGATGTGCAAACCGGCCCGCTCAAGACACTCCCCCGCCACGCCCGTTATTTCGCTCAAGCCGTAATTGTCCGTAGCCTGAATACCCAACCGGCTCTCGATTTCCCGGCGGGTCTCTTCGGTCCAAGGCTCAGAACCGAAAAGGCCGAAGCGCAGACTGAGCGCGGTCTTGTTGACGCCCATCTCATCCAGAGTATCGGCAAGGTGCAGGGCATAACTGGGAGTGCAGACCAGGGCCGTGGTCCGGTAATCCTGCATGATGGAAATCTGGCGTCTGGCGTCCCCTCCGGAGCTGGGGATAACCGATGCGCCGATCAGCTCCGCCCCGGAATGGACGCCGAAAGCGCCGGTGAAAAGACCGTAATTGAAGGCGATCTGCACGGCGTCATCCTTGGTCACCCCGCCCGCCGTGAGGATCCGTGCCGCCAGCTCGGACCAGCGACGCACATCCCCGGAGGTGTATCCCACCACCGTGGGTTTGCCGGTGGTGCCCGTAGAAGCCTGCATACGAACGACATCGCGCAGGGGCACGGCAAAAAGGCCGTACGGATAGTTTTGCAGCAGATCTTCCTTGGTGGTGAAGGGCAGCCGCTTCACATCCTCAAGGGACTGCACGTCGTAAGGGTCGATACCAAGCTCCGCGAAGCGCTTGCGATACAGCGGCACGTTGCGCGCCACGCGGTTCAAGGTGGCCTGCAACCGCTCAAGCTGCAAAAGCTCCAGCTCGCCACGCTCCATGCATTCATACTCGCTTTGCCAGTACATCTCCCCCCCCTATAGCTCTAAAAATTCAAGGTCATGCGCGGGAAATTCAAAAAGGATCGTGTGCAAGGCGCAATTTTAAAACCAGACCAAGGCGGATCACAACACACGCGATGCAACGTTTTGACCGCGGTAGCGCGGCAATCGGGCCTTTTCAAGCATCCAGCTCGCGGCCCAGATAAGCGCGCTGCACGTCGCGATTGGCAAGCAGCTCATCGGCCGTGCCCTGCAGGATGACCCGTCCGTTTTCCAGCACATACCCCCTGTCGGCGATCTTGAGTGCGCTGCGGGCATTCTGCTCCACAAGGAGCACGGTCAGGCCAAGACGATCGCGCAGTTCCACTATGTGACGAAAAATATCCTTGACCACAAGCGGGGCCAGCCCCATGCCCGGCTCGTCCAGAAGCAGCAGCCTTGGACGGGCCATGAGCGCCCTGCCGATGGCCAGCATCTGTTGCTCGCCGCCGGACAGGGTCCCGGCGGCCTGGGCGCGGCGCTCGCGCAGGACGGGGAACATGGAGTACATGGTCTGAAGATCCTCGGCAATGCCGGCGCGTTGTCGGAATCGCGGGCGGGTATAGGCTCCCAGGCGCAGATTATCCTCGACGGAGAGCGGGCTGAACACGAGCCGCCCCTCGGGCACATGCGAAATTCCGGCACGCACGATCTGTTCCGGACTGCGTCGCACCAGATCCTCTTCGCCAAAAATGACGCTGCCCAGCCCGGGCCTGATCAGTCCAGAGATGGTGCAGAGCATGGTGGTCTTGCCCGCGCCGTTACCGCCGATGAGGGCCACGATCTCGCCCTGGCGCACGTGCAGAGTGGCTCGGCGCACGGCATGGATGCGGCCGTAAAAGACGTCCATGTTCTTGAGTGAAAGAAGCGTTGGCTGCATGATCAGTCCTCGTCTCCGCCCAGATACGCGGCGATGACCTTGGGGTCCTTCTGAACCTGGGCCGGGGTGCCGCGACTGATGGTCTGTCCGAAACACAGCACCAGGATGGAGTCGCTGATGCGCATCACAAGCTCCATGTCATGCTCGACCAGGATGACGGACAGATTGTAGGTGTCTCGAATGCGCATGATCAGGTCGGCCAGGACCTGGGTTTCGGCTATGTTGAGCCCGGCCGCCGGTTCATCGAGCAGCAGGAGCTTTGGGCGCGCCGCCAGCGCGCGAGCCAGTTCGAGCAGTCGCTGCTTGCCGAAGGCCAGATCCTTGGCCGTGGCCGAAGCCAGGTCGGACATGCCCACGAAATCAAGCGCTTCCAGGGCTTCGCGGCGGACCTCATCTTCCAGACGTCTCGATTTCGGCGTGCGCAGCAGGCTGTGCCAGGCAGGCAGGGACAGTCGCCCGTGGCAGCCCATGGCCACATTCTCAAGCACCGTCATGTTGGAAAAAATCTCCAGATTCTGAAAGGTGCGCACCATTCCGCTCCAGGCCCTTTCGTGCGCCGGAAGGGCCGTGATACCATGCCCCTCGAAGGTCAGGGTGCCATGGCTTGGGGTGACCATGCCGGAGATGGCATTGAGGAGCGTTGTCTTGCCCGCTCCGTTGGGACCGATGATGGCCGTGATCTCGTCGCGCATGGCCTCAAAATGAATATCCGCCAGGGCCTGAACCCCTCCAAAGCGCACGCAGATGCCGCTGCACCCAAGAATCGCGCTATCCATGGGTAACCCCCGAAAGACGCGCCTTGCCCCAGGACCACAGCCTGTTCCATCCCCCCGCCATGCCGTCGGGCAGGAACATCATGCACAGGATCAGGATGGCTCCGAAAAGCAAAACCTCGATATTCTCGAAGGCGCGCAGGAATTCGGGCAGAACGGTGACGAAAAAAGCGCCCACGATGGCTCCCGGCACGCTGATCATGCCACCCAGCACAACCATGACGATCAGCTCCACGGAAAACATGAAACCAAAGGACGAAGGGGCGATAAAAGTCAGGTAGTGCGCATAGAGCACTCCGGCGATACTCGAAAAGGCGGCGGAAAGGACAAAGACGAGGAGTTTGTATCGCGCGATATCCACACCCATGGCCTCGGCCGCCCTCTCCGATGTGTGCAGGGCGCGCAGGGCCCGGCCGACGCGGCTGTGCAGCAGGTTGAAGGCCAGCCAGACAATGAGGCACAGCATCACCGCCACGGCGCGGTAAAGGGCCACATCCTTGCGCAGCTCAAAACCGAAAAAGGACAGGCGCGGAATGCCCACAAAACCGGACGGACCACCGGTTATGTCCACGGTCTCGGTGAAGAGGATGGAAAGAATGATGCCGAATCCCAAAGTGGCCATGGCCAGATAGTGCCCCTTGAGCTTCAGGGACGGCAGCCCCACCAGAATGCTGACCACCACGGTCAGGGCCACGCCCGAGAGCATGGACAGACCGACCGACAGGTCCACGGTAGTGCTCAGATAGGAGCTTGTGTACGCGCCCAGGCCATAGAAACCGGCATGTCCCAGGGAAATCTGTCCGGCATGCCCGACCAGCAGGCACAGACCCACGGCGTTCATGGCATGCAGGCATCCCAGGATGAGGATGGTCAGATAATAGTTGTTCGGCAGCAGCGCCGGCGCCAGCATCAGCAGTCCGAAGAAAACCGCCAGCCAGATCATGTCCTTTCGATACGCCACTTCACACCCTTTTGGAGTCTTTGAGGCCGAACAGGCCGGAAGGTTTGACGAAAAGAAGAATCAGCAAAATGACGAAGGCCAGCGCGTCCTTGTAGGCCGAGGACACAAACCCTGCCCCAAACGATTCCAGCACACCGAGAATGACGCCCCCGGCCGCTGCCCCGAAAGGATTGCCAAGCCCCCCCAGAATGCAGGCCGCGAACCCCTTGAGGCCGAGCATGATGCCGACGTCATAGGAAGTCATGGTGATGGGAGCCAGAATCACGCCGCCTACGGCACCGACCAGGGCGGAGATCATGAACGACAGAAGCACCATGCGCTGCACGCCGATGCCGACCAGAGAGGCTGCCTTGGAATCAAAGGAACAGGCCAACATGGCCTTGCCGTGGATGGTCCCGGAGAAAAACATCTTCAGGGCGCCGAGCAGAAAAAGGCTTATGACCAGGACCCAGATGGCCTGCGGCATGATGGCGGCCCCAAGGAACATGATCGGCTGATTTCCGGAAAAAGGTTCGAGAACGTGAGTGTCCTTGCCCCAAAGCAGCATGGCCAAGCCACGAATGAAAATCGAAACGCCGATGGTGATGATGATCAGGTTGATGGCTGGACAGTCCCGCACCGGCCGGATGGCCAGGCGCTCCACCAGGGCACCGGCCATGGTCGCCCCGAGAACGGCCAGCACCACTGCCGCAGGCTCACCGAAACCAAGGGAGTGCATGAAGTAGACACTCATCATCCCGCCGAGCATGACAAATTCACCCTGGGCGAAATTGATCACGCCGGTGGTGTTGAAGATGATGGTGAAACCCAAGGCAGTGAGCCCGTAGGTACTGCCCAGCGTGAGCCCCGTGATCAGATATTGCAGCAGGCTGGATGGATCCATTTTCTCACATGAAAAAAGCCGGCGGACTTGAATCTCCACCGGCTTTTGGTCATTTAATGATTTAGTTCAGAGCCTTCCAGGCGCCATTTTCGATGGTCACCATAATGAACGCAGACTCGTCTAGGCCGTTATGATTCTCGGGTGAATAGGTATACACTCCCGAGGTGCCCGCGAAGCCTGAAATTTTCTCCAGGTTGTCGCGGATATCGGTTGATTTGGCGGAATCTCCCTTGGCGATGGCTTCCATGACCAGCGCGAAGGCGTCATGGGCATAGCCGCCAAAAGAGGAAATCTGGGTGCCGTAGGCTTTGGCGTATCCCTCCACATAGGCTTCAAGCACAGCTTTTTGTGGGTGATCGGCCGGGACCTGCTCCACCGCCACCAGGCGACCAGCGGGCAGTACAAGCCCTTCGGCGGCTTCCCCGGCAAGCTCGATGAACTTGTTCGAGGCCACACCGTGGCTCATGTACAGAGGCACGGTCAGGCCCAGCTGGACACGGTTACGGGCGACCACGGCCGGGCCGGGATTGGTGCCCCAGCAAATGATGGCGTCGGCGGCCGCACCCTTGATCTTGGTCAACTGCGCGGTCATGTCGGTGTCTTTGGGTCCATAGACCTCATCGGCGGCAAGCTCGAATCCTTGCGCTGGGATGAGTTCCTTCAGAACGCTGCGCCCGGCCTGGCCATAGCCGTCGGATACGGTCAGGATGGCGAGCCTAGAGTACCCTTTGGCCTTGGCATCCTGGAGAATTCTGGTCACGGCGTGGCGATCCAGCTGCGGCGTATTGAACACCCACGGATCAACCGGGCGCACGATTTTCTCGGCGGCGGCGCAGGAAACCAGCGGCACCTCGGCGGAAGAAAAAAACTTGGAGATAGCCAAGGTGTTGCCGGAAATGCTGGGACCGATGACCACGGCCACCTGATCCTGATCGAGCAGCTTCTTGGCAGCCATGACGCACTTGTTCACATCCGATTCATCGTCGTAAACGATGACTTCGACCATCTGTCCGTTCACCCCGCCGGCGGCGTTAAGTTGATCCTGAAGCATGACCAGCGTGTTTTTTTCGGGTTCGCCCAGGAAGGACGCCGGACCGGTCACGGAAAGGATGGCGCCGATCTTAATCGCATCGGCCGCAAAGGCCGGAACGCAAGTCAACAGATAGGCGACAAGCGCAATGACACATTTTGCCGCGTTCATGGAAACCTCCGAAAATTTTGATGAAAAAACAAAGAAAAAAGGATGCTGAACGATAATCGATAACCCGATCACGCACCAGTGTCAATTCATGGGCTTTTCATAGGTCCCATAGGTCCTATGGGTCCTATAGGACCTATTCTTCCCCCCCAAAAAAACAAAAGGCCCGTCATGCAGCATCATGACGGGCTTTCGTAACTCAATTGAAGGCGTAGAGTGACTAGATTTTGTTCGAGGCCACGGAGAGCCTGGAAATCTTTCTGGCTGCGGTACGCCAGTGCACGATCTTCTTGCTCGCGGCCTTGTCCAGAATGGAGGTGACGTTCTTCAGGGCGTTTGCGACGGCTTCGTTGTCGTTGGACTCGATGGCTGCATGCAAAGCCTTTGTGGCGTTCTTCACCCGAGTTTTCATCATTCTGTTGCGCTCGCGAGCCTTCAGGCTCTGGCGGTGTCTCTTCAGGGCAGACTTGTGATTGGCCAAAATATAACTCCTTCTCAAATTAAACGCGTGTTTCTATCAGCATCAAGATGCCTCTGCAATCCGGCGTCATTAGCCGAAGCTTTCGAGGTATGTCAAGCCTTGGACGCCCTAGACCTGGAATTTTCCAAAATCAGCGACACGCCCCAGGGTATTGACCAGGCGATAAAGCAGATTCAGGCGATTGGCGCGCAACGCAGTATCTTCGCACATGACCATGACCCCGTCGAAGAATTCATCAACGGCCGGACGCAGGACCCGCAGGCGGGACAGCATTCCCGGATAGTCCTCCGTAGCCGCCAGTTCAGCCCAGACAGGCTCGATCGCCTGCAGCGTGGACCAGAATGATTTCTCCGCATCGATCTCAAGAAGATCCTCACGCACTGTCCCGGAAAGATCCTGATCGGCCTGCTTGCGGATGATGTTCGCCGCACGCTTGAAGGTCAGGACCGAAGCCTCGAAATCATCTTCGCGGCTGAATTCCGCCAGGGCGCGAACACGCAGCCAGGTATCGTGGATATCCGCGAAACCTGGAGCCATGGCCGCTTCCAGTACCAGGGTCGGGATGCCCTTGGCATTCCAATAGGCGCGCAGGCGCTGTCCGAAGAAGTCCATGAGCTTTTCAAGGGCCTCGTCCTCGCCGAACTTCCAGGTCACGTCAGAGTAGCCTTTCTGTGCCTCGCGCAGCAGGACCCCGATGTCGACCCGAAGACCCATTTCCAGAATGATGCGGCACACTCCAAGGGCACTGCGACGCAGCGCATAGGGATCGGCAGCGCCCGTGGGCACCATGCCAAGCCCGAAACAGCCCGCCAGATTGTCGAGCTTGTCGGTCAGGGACAGAATTGCTCC encodes the following:
- a CDS encoding integrase core domain-containing protein, with product LRMDNGPELISVLLADWAEKNGVELEFIQPGKPTQNSYIERFNRTYREEVLDFYLFKSLTEVKEITENWLRQYNEERPHESLGNLTPAEFLMKNSPKEVSTFGWH
- a CDS encoding phenylacetate--CoA ligase family protein; amino-acid sequence: MYWQSEYECMERGELELLQLERLQATLNRVARNVPLYRKRFAELGIDPYDVQSLEDVKRLPFTTKEDLLQNYPYGLFAVPLRDVVRMQASTGTTGKPTVVGYTSGDVRRWSELAARILTAGGVTKDDAVQIAFNYGLFTGAFGVHSGAELIGASVIPSSGGDARRQISIMQDYRTTALVCTPSYALHLADTLDEMGVNKTALSLRFGLFGSEPWTEETRREIESRLGIQATDNYGLSEITGVAGECLERAGLHINEDHFLAEIVDPDTGEVLPAGAKGELVLTTLTKEAFPLIRFRTGDLTTLIDAPCPCGRTLKRMTRIPGRSDDMLIIHGVNVFPAQIEAVIADTGLTDPHYQIVLDRVGHMDLATIMLEAPESFCTDSIKKSQRILENVRIRLQTELGVAFEVRLVEPRTIERVNGGRIVDRRKM
- a CDS encoding ABC transporter ATP-binding protein, whose protein sequence is MQPTLLSLKNMDVFYGRIHAVRRATLHVRQGEIVALIGGNGAGKTTMLCTISGLIRPGLGSVIFGEEDLVRRSPEQIVRAGISHVPEGRLVFSPLSVEDNLRLGAYTRPRFRQRAGIAEDLQTMYSMFPVLRERRAQAAGTLSGGEQQMLAIGRALMARPRLLLLDEPGMGLAPLVVKDIFRHIVELRDRLGLTVLLVEQNARSALKIADRGYVLENGRVILQGTADELLANRDVQRAYLGRELDA
- a CDS encoding ABC transporter ATP-binding protein → MDSAILGCSGICVRFGGVQALADIHFEAMRDEITAIIGPNGAGKTTLLNAISGMVTPSHGTLTFEGHGITALPAHERAWSGMVRTFQNLEIFSNMTVLENVAMGCHGRLSLPAWHSLLRTPKSRRLEDEVRREALEALDFVGMSDLASATAKDLAFGKQRLLELARALAARPKLLLLDEPAAGLNIAETQVLADLIMRIRDTYNLSVILVEHDMELVMRISDSILVLCFGQTISRGTPAQVQKDPKVIAAYLGGDED
- a CDS encoding branched-chain amino acid ABC transporter permease, with product MAYRKDMIWLAVFFGLLMLAPALLPNNYYLTILILGCLHAMNAVGLCLLVGHAGQISLGHAGFYGLGAYTSSYLSTTVDLSVGLSMLSGVALTVVVSILVGLPSLKLKGHYLAMATLGFGIILSILFTETVDITGGPSGFVGIPRLSFFGFELRKDVALYRAVAVMLCLIVWLAFNLLHSRVGRALRALHTSERAAEAMGVDIARYKLLVFVLSAAFSSIAGVLYAHYLTFIAPSSFGFMFSVELIVMVVLGGMISVPGAIVGAFFVTVLPEFLRAFENIEVLLFGAILILCMMFLPDGMAGGWNRLWSWGKARLSGVTHG
- a CDS encoding branched-chain amino acid ABC transporter permease translates to MDPSSLLQYLITGLTLGSTYGLTALGFTIIFNTTGVINFAQGEFVMLGGMMSVYFMHSLGFGEPAAVVLAVLGATMAGALVERLAIRPVRDCPAINLIIITIGVSIFIRGLAMLLWGKDTHVLEPFSGNQPIMFLGAAIMPQAIWVLVISLFLLGALKMFFSGTIHGKAMLACSFDSKAASLVGIGVQRMVLLSFMISALVGAVGGVILAPITMTSYDVGIMLGLKGFAACILGGLGNPFGAAAGGVILGVLESFGAGFVSSAYKDALAFVILLILLFVKPSGLFGLKDSKRV
- a CDS encoding ABC transporter substrate-binding protein, giving the protein MNAAKCVIALVAYLLTCVPAFAADAIKIGAILSVTGPASFLGEPEKNTLVMLQDQLNAAGGVNGQMVEVIVYDDESDVNKCVMAAKKLLDQDQVAVVIGPSISGNTLAISKFFSSAEVPLVSCAAAEKIVRPVDPWVFNTPQLDRHAVTRILQDAKAKGYSRLAILTVSDGYGQAGRSVLKELIPAQGFELAADEVYGPKDTDMTAQLTKIKGAAADAIICWGTNPGPAVVARNRVQLGLTVPLYMSHGVASNKFIELAGEAAEGLVLPAGRLVAVEQVPADHPQKAVLEAYVEGYAKAYGTQISSFGGYAHDAFALVMEAIAKGDSAKSTDIRDNLEKISGFAGTSGVYTYSPENHNGLDESAFIMVTIENGAWKALN
- the rpsT gene encoding 30S ribosomal protein S20, giving the protein MANHKSALKRHRQSLKARERNRMMKTRVKNATKALHAAIESNDNEAVANALKNVTSILDKAASKKIVHWRTAARKISRLSVASNKI